In Candidatus Methylomirabilota bacterium, the sequence CAGATCACCGGCGGCTACCTCTACGACGCGCTGGGCTTCACGCCGCTCGTGCTCATCTCGGCCGTCGTGACCGCGCTGGCCTGGCTCCTCGTCCCCCTGGTGAAGATCGACCAGATCGAGACCAAAGCCAAGGCCCAGGCGCCACCGGCGGCGGCGCGCTGACGGTCAGGCTTCGCTCGTCGGCTCCGGCTCGTGCGAGGCCAGGGCCCAGGCCCGGCGGAGCCAGGGCAACGCCAAGCCGAGCTCGGCGGGCCCGGCCACGTCCAGCTCCACCCAGCCCCGGCGCGCGAAGCGCCGGTGGGGCCGGAAGCGCCCGTCGCGGAGCGCGCGGGCCTGATCCTCCGGGCTGAGCCGGAGCCACAGGTCGCGCTGCTTGGCCCGCAGAGGAAAACAGGCGAACAGTCGGGCGCCCACGAAGTAGCCCCAGCGGCCGAACATCGGCGTGATCTTGACGCCGGGCCAGCGGCCGAGCGCGTCGTTGAGCGGTTGGGCCGGGCCGGCGCCACCCCGGCTCAAGGTGCGGCGGGTCCGCCGCCCCCGTCCCATGCCGCGGAACCGCGGGCTCATGGAAGTCGGATTCTGCCATTGACAGTGGTGCCCCCGCATGGCAATTGTTTTTCGTCTGCACGTCGAGGCCCGGCCTCGCCATCCCCGCGGCGACGAAGGAGCGGTTCGTGGGCGATTCGGCAGCTCATCGTGTGCGCTGGACGCCCGTGGAGGGGGCCGCGGAGCTGTTCACGCCGGCCTTCCTCGAGTACCTCGTCGGCCTCCACGACGAGCTTTCCCCCCGCATCCGCCAGTTGCTCGCCCGGCGCGCCGAAGCCCTGCACCAGGCGCTCGCCCGCGGCGTCATGCCTGGCCACCCGCCGCCCAGCGCGGCGACGACGGGCGACTGGAAGGTCCCGCCCGTCCCCGCGGACCTGCTCCGGCCGGGCATCGAGATCTCGGGGCCGTGTTCGATCACCTCGATGTTCATCAACGCCCTGAACCCGGGGCCCGAGGGCGAGCGCGCCGAGGGAGACCTCGACGACGACGAGGACTCGGGCGGCCACCGGCTCATCGACACCGTCCGGGCCGCCCGTAACCGCGTGGCGGCGGTCCACCGCGAGCTCTACTTCTCAGATCCCGAGCGCCGCCGGGAGTACCGGATCGCCGAGGGGGAGCTGCCCTTCTTCATGCACCGCGATCGGGGCATCCACCTTCCCGAGCCCGACGTGACGATCGACGGTCAGCCGGTGAACGCGGCCATC encodes:
- a CDS encoding luciferase family protein, with product MSPRFRGMGRGRRTRRTLSRGGAGPAQPLNDALGRWPGVKITPMFGRWGYFVGARLFACFPLRAKQRDLWLRLSPEDQARALRDGRFRPHRRFARRGWVELDVAGPAELGLALPWLRRAWALASHEPEPTSEA